Part of the Fodinicola acaciae genome is shown below.
CGAAGCGCCAGACCAGCAGGCCGATCAGCAGCAGCGCCGCGATGACCACGACCACGAAGCCCCAGTTGGCGCCGGCGTCGCCGCCGCTGAGTGCGTTGAGATGGCGGTCGATCCAGTCGAGGGTGTCGCTGGCCCAGCGCTCCAGCACGCTGTCCTGGTGCTGCTGGTAGGGCTGTTTGGCCAGCTCCTCGGCGGCCGACCGGCGCGCGTCGTCGCCACCGACCGGCGGACGCAGCAACAGCGTGGTGATCATGAGGCCCCCGTTTTCCGCGTACGGCGTCGCCGGCGGTTGGCCAGCAGCACCTCGATGTCCAGGCCCTCACCGCGCATCCGGCGGTCGGCGTAGAGGATGCCGGCGTTGTATGCGACGAACGGCGCGATCAGCGCGTTGGTCGCGAGCACGATGACCTCGAGCGCGAAGAGCAGGCCGAACAGCAGGCTGGTGGACGGGCCGAAGAGGCTGATCAGCAGGATCGCCGCGGCGCCGACGAAGCTGGTGACCGCCACCGTGAGCAGGGCCTGGACCAGGTAGGCGAGCAGCCGGATCAGCAGTACGCGGCCGCTGTCCTTGCCGGAGAGTTGGGTCGCGCGCCGGATCGCCGCGAAGGGCCCGATCTTCTCCAGCACGACAGTCGGACCGGTCAGTGCCACCACCGGCTGCACGGCGGCCCATCCGACGAACGAGAGCAGCAGGCTGGCGACCGTCTCGATCACGCCGACGATCGCGCTCAGGCTGAGCAGCGCCAGCCACCGGCCGCGCATGCTCTCGCGGATCCGCCGGAACGACGCCGTACGCCCGCCGACCGCGTCGTCCGCGACCGGCGCGAGCAGGCCGGACAGCGCGGCCGTGCCGATGTGGGTGAGCGTCTGCACCGCGTACGAGGTGGCCGCGAAACCCAGCAGGATCAGCAGCGTGCCGACCGCGCTCTGCGTACTGACCTGGCTCAGCAGCAGGGCGAACAGGGCGGCCAGCGGGATCGCGACGACCTGGATCGCCACCGCCACCGCGACCCCCAGCGACAGGCTGATCCGCGGCCACCGGCGCACCAGGTCCCAGGAGAAGTCGATCACCTCGCCGATCGCCAGCGGCCGCATCGGAATGCTCGGCGTACCCCCGCTCACCGGCACCTCGGCAGCATCGAGCCGCGAGGGGCTGACGGCATCCACGGCTGCGGCCATACCCGCCATCGTGTCACGCCCCGTCAGCACCCGACGGCATCCCTGCCTCCCCGGCCCCCCAACCGTTGCCCATGCTTCCCATCCGACACCCCACCGCCAAACTGTCGCACCCCCCTGCCAATCTGGGCCCCCACCCAGATCGGGTGGGGGGTGGGTTCGCGTTGGAAACTTGGATAAGTTCGAAGTTGATCTTGGTCGCCGCGAACTCGACGTAGTAGTGGTTTTGCAACGATGTAAACGACGACAACGTCGAGTTCGCGGGCGGATGGGGCCGCCACCGGGACCCCCGCTGCGCTATGGAGCGCTAAATGCTCCTTTTGTCAGACTTGTCGCTGGTCGCATGGCCACCATGCGTGCGTCAGACGCACGCAAGGGGTCCATGCGACCACCCGGTTGTGACGCATGTGACTGGTGAGTTTTCGATGTAGGTAAGGAAACCTCTCAGACCCACCCCCCACCCGATAGGGAGGGGGCAATTTACCCACACGGGTACGACAGTTTCGTGCCGTAGCAGGTAACTCGAGGACGTTCGTGGCGAATCGGCGTTGTGGGGTGGGGGCAGCCGATACGCTGCGGAAAAAGTGATCGGAGTGGGTGAATGGCGCTGACCGTGGTGGAGGACCACCGTGAGCTGCTCGAGCCGGTCGTGGCCGAGCTGGCCGCGGTGTCCGACTGGTCGTCCTGCTGGCGGCCGCTCGACCAGCCGTTCGGCGCCGAGTACGCCAACCGGGTCGCCGCCGAGACCGGATGGCGGCCGGTGCCGCCGGTCCAGGTGCTGTCCGGCCAGCCGTTGCGGTCGATGCGGTTCACGCTGGCCAGCGGCCGGCACGTCGTGGCGGCGCCGGCGGCGGTACGCCCGGCGCTGAGCTGGGTCTGGGCCGCCGAGCTCGACAAAGACGCCGGGCTGGCCAAAGAGGCCGCGGCAGAGGCACTGGTCAACGACGGACGCATGGCGGCGCGGCAGGCGCTGGACGACATCGCGGGCCGGCTCGCCACACAGCTCGGCAGGCCGGGCGAGCCGACCTGGGTGACACCGGACGACGACCCGCGGATGAGTCACCCCGGCTTCGTCGTCAGCTGGCCGCGCCACCGCGCGGTCGTGCAGCTGGACGTCTGGGAGGACGGCGGCTATCTGGCCGAGCCGTGGACCTGGGAGGTGCACCTGTGGGTCCGGCCGGAGGCGGCGCGGTGAGCTGGCACGGGTACGCCGGCTGGACCGGTGGCGTCGAGCTCGACACGTTCGGGCACCGGCACTGGCTGCGCGACAACCTGCCGTCGCTGGCGACCGTGTACGTGGCGGCGCTCAACGCCGCGCAGATCGCCGAGCCGGCACAGCCGCCGCCGGCGCGCATCGCGGCAGCGATCGCCAGGCTGCGTGCTCGCGGCGTGCTGGTCGGCAACCGCCGCGACCTGCTGGCCTGGCTCGCCGACGGCGTCGACGCCGGCTTCACGCTGACCGCGCCGCCGATGGCGACCCGCGTCTTCGCGACCGGCTGGCCGGCCGGCGACGGGCCGTACGTGCCGGCCAAACACCTGGCCGAGGCGGTCGCCGACCACCTCAACAACCTGCTGCCACCGGTGCCGGCGGTCGCGCTCACCAACCTTGCGGACGCGCAGCTCATCGACCGGCTCGACCTGTTCGCACCGGACGGCATCGAGGACGAGCTGCGCCGGCCGTTGCTGCGGCTGCTGGACGAGCGGCCGGAGCTGGCCGACCGGCTCGGCCGTCCGCAGCTCGCCGCCTTCGCCGCACTCGTCTGGCGTGACGGCGTCGCCAAGCAGTACGCGCGTGAGGCCGGCGGTGAGGTCGTGGTGGTCGCACCGGCACCGTACGAAGGTGAGTCGCTGATCGCCGTCGACCTCCCGGAGCTGGCGGCCAGCCGCGCCGTCGTCGCCGCCGAGATCGCCTGCCTCGGGTTCACCCACGAGCTCTACCGGATCGAGCACAAGCTGGCCGACGACCAGCGCGTACGCGAGGCCCGCCGGCATGCCGCCGCGGCCGGCCTGACCGGCGACGACGTACGCCGGGCCGGCACGGCCGCGCGCCGCGGACCGGTCGCGCTGCCGGTCGTGGAAGACCGCGCGAGCAGCTACCGTGAGGCCGTCGAGGCCGGCCACCTGCCGGCCGCTCGACCGAAGGCGGGTCCGGAAGCGGTCGTCCGCGGGTACGAAAGGTCACCATAAGGACGCGCAACACCGGCTTCGCAGCGGTTTGCTGCGCCTGACTGTGGCGAGAGTGTCACGATGTCGGCATGAAAGCACGCGTACTGGTGGTCGACGACGATCCCGCGCTCGCCGAGATGCTCGGCATCGTGCTGCGCAACGAGGGTTTCGTGCCCTCGTTCGTGGCCGACGGCGAGCGCGCGCTGGCGGCGTTTCGCGAGGACCGGCCGGACGTGGTGTTACTCGACGTGATGCTGCCGGGGATGAGCGGCATCGAGGTGTGCCACGCGATCCGCTCCGAGTCGGACGTACCGATCGTCATGCTCACCGCGCGCGGTGACACCGGTGACGTCGTACGCGGCCTGGAGTCCGGCGCCGACGACTACGTCGTCAAGCCGTTCAAGCCGCAGGAGCTGATCGCGCGCGTACGGGCCCGCCTGCGCCGTTCCGACGACGGTCTGCCGGAGCAGCTCACCATCGGACCGCCGGAGTCGCCGGTGATCATCGACGTGCCGGGCCACAACGTGACCAGGAACGGCACCAAGATCGGCCTCACGCCGCTGGAGTTCGACCTGCTCACCGCGCTGGCCCGCAAGCCGCGCCAGGTCTTCACCCGCGAGGTGTTGCTGGAGAAGGTGTGGGGCTACCGGCACGCCGCCGACACCCGGCTGGTCAATGTCCACGTCCAGCGGTTGCGTGCCAAAGTGGAACGGGACCCGGAGCGGCCGGAGGTCGTGCTCACGGTCCGCGGTGTCGGCTACAAGGCCGGCCCGCAGTGAGGTCCAGGCTATGAGGTTGTGAGTTGGGTCGAATCCGCCGCGCCGCCGGCCGGTTGAGCCACGCCGTGGGCGCGGCCGCCGGTGGCGTGCTGCAGCTGTGGCGGCGCTCGCTGCAGTTCCGTATCACCACGACGACGCTGCTGGTCTGTGGCGTCATCGTGCTCGTCCTCGGGTTCGTCCTGATCAAGCAGATCACCGACGGACTGCTGGAGAGCAAGGTCAACAGCGCCATCGACGCGGTCGAGAGCGGTCAGCGGTCGGCGGCCGCGCAGCTGGGTACGCTCGGCGGCTCCGGCGACCCGGAGCTGCAGTCGACGGTGCTGGAGATCGACGAGCTGCTGTCCGCGCGCACCGGCACGACCGGCGAGTTCGGTGTGCTGCTCAAGCCTGGCGACACCGACGTGGCGGCCGCCTCCTCACGCTTCCTGGACGGCATCAACGTGCAGATCCCGCCGGGTCTTGAGCACGAGGTCGTCGACAACAACAACCTGACCTACCAGTACACGCGGCTGACCGCGAAGCTCGACGGCAGCAGCGCGCCGTATCTGGTCGTCGGTACGCCGGTGGTGACAGACTCCGGCTCCTTCGCGCTCTACTACTACTTTCCGCTCGGCGACCTGCAGCAAACCGTGAGCCTGGTGCAAAACGCGGTGCTGGCGATCGGCGGCCTGCTGGTGCTGCTGGTGGTCGGCCTGGCGGCGCTGGTGACGCGGCAGGTGGTGCAGCCGGTACGGGTCGCGGCGCGTACCGCCGAACGGCTGTCCGCCGGCCTGCTCGCCGAGCGGATGCAGATCGACGGCGAGGACGACCTGGCCCGGCTGGCCACCTCGTTCAACCAGATGGCGGTCAACCTGCAGCAGCAGATCCTCGCGTTGGAGGACCTGTCCCGGCTGCAGCGCCAGTTCACTTCTGACGTGTCGCACGAGCTGCGTACGCCGCTGACCACGATCCGGATGGCCGCGGAGGTCCTGCACGACGGCCGCGCCGGCTTCGACGAGCAGACGCGGCGCTCGGCCGAGCTGCTCTACAACGAGGTCGACCGGTTCGAGCTGTTGCTGGCCGACCTGCTGGAGATCTCCCGCTACGACGCCGGTTTCGCCGTGCTGGAGGCGGAGCCGCACGATCTGCGGCAGCTGGTCAACCGCGCGGTCGGCACGATCGCTCCGCTGGCCGCGCGCGCCGGCAGCGTGTTGCGGATCGACCTGCCGCGGCAGCCCGCGATCGCCGACGTGGACGCCCGGCGGGTCGAGCGGGTCCTGCGCAACCTGCTCGGCAACGCCGTCGAACATGGCGAAGGCCGGCCGGTGGTGATCGCGATGGCGCAGGACGCGCACGCGGTGGCGGTGACCGTACGCGACAACGGCGTCGGCCTGGCGCCGAAGGACGCCGAGACGGTGTTCGAGCGGTTCTGGCGCGCCGATCCGTCGCGTGCCAGGCAGACCGGCGGCACCGGACTGGGGTTGTCGATCGCGCTGGAGGACGCACACCTGCACGGTGGCTGGCTGGAGGCGACCGGCCAGCTCGGTGTGGGAGCGGTGTTCCGGCTGACGCTGCCGTTGCGCGCCGGCGAGGACCTGCGGTCGTCGCCACTGCCGTTGGAGATGACCGATCAGGCGACGGAGGTGGCACGTGGCTAGGTCGCGGATTCTCGTCGCACTGGTGGCGCTGGTCGTGCTGCTGGCCGGCTGCGGCATCCCCGACTCCGGCGCGCCGATCGTCTATCGAGCGGTGCCGCCGGGCGGCGGCGACCGGCCGGACCCGCCGGACGCCAGGTCCAACCCGCAGGGGCCGCAGAAAGGCGGCACGCCGATCCAGACCGTCGAGGGCTTCCTGGTGGCGGTCGGCAGCAGCTCCGAGCGGTCGTACGCGACGGCCCGCACGTATCTCAGCGCGCCGGCGGCCTGGAAGCCGGCCGGCTCGGTGCGCGTCTTCACACTGAGCTCGGTCACCGCGGTCGGCCGGCCGGACAGTGGTCGGGTGCGGATCAGCGGCCAGCAGATCGGCCTGATCAACGCGGACGGCTCGTTCACACCGTCGGTGCAGGCGATCGACCGTACGGTCCAGCTCAGCCGCACCGGCGACGTGTGGCTGATCGACAACCCGCCGGGCGACATCCTGTTGCGCAGCGACTTCTTCAGCCAGATCTACGTGCCGGCGACGCTCTATTTCCTCGACCCGACGGCACAGCGGCTGGTGCCGGACATCCGCTACATGGACGCGTCCGGCTCGTCGACCGACCGGTGGACGGCGGCCGTACGCCTGCTGCTCGGCGGTCCGTCGCAGTCTCTGGGCGGCGCGGTGCGTACGGCGATCCCGGCGAACACGCGCCTGCACGGCAACGTCGTACAGGACAACCAACACGTGGTCGCCGACGTTTCCTCGGAGGCGCTGGATAGTCCGTCACTGTGGCCGGCGATGGTCGCGCAGTTCATCTGGACGATCAAGAAGGTGACCGGCGGCGAGGTGCGGCTGATGATCGACGGCCGCGAGGTGAGCACGATCGGCGCCAGCTCCGGTGCCAAGGTGGACGACATCGTCGACCAGTTCGACCCGGACGCGCTGACCGCCAACCTCAGCGCCTACCGGGTCGCCGGCGGTGTCGTCCAGCCGGCGCTGGCCGGTGGCCGCCAGGTGCCGGCCGCGTTCTCGGTGACCACCGGCGTGGTCGCCGCGTCGATGTCGGCCGACGGCGGTGCGGTCGCCAAGGTCGGCCAGGCCGCCGGCCAGCAGACGCTCTATCTCGGTCCGTCCGCCGGACCGCTCACGCCGGTGCTCACCGAGCCGAAAATCCTCACGCCGACCTGGGAGTTCGATCACGGCGGCGCGATCACCGCGATCAACGACCGCGAGCTGGTCTACGCGCAGCTGAACAGGCCGGTCACCCCGATCCGCTCGCCGGAGCTGGCCGCCATGCTCGGCAAACGCGGCCGGATCGTCTCGCTGCGGCTGGCGCCGGCCGGCGTACGGCTCGCGATGGTGATCAGCGACGGCTCCGGCGGCTCGCACATCGTGGTCGGCGTCGTCAAGCACAACGCCGGCGAGTCGGTGTCGGTCGGCAACCTGCACGTCGTCTCGAGCCAACTCATCGACGCCGCCGACGTCGCCTGGAACAACGACAACGGCCTGGTCACCCTCGCCGCGACCAGCCGCGGCGAGGTCGTGCAGTACCAGATCGCCGCCGACGGCTCCAACGAACAACAGTCGCCGTCTGGCCTGCCGACCGTACCGACCCGGATCGCCGCGGTCCCCAAACAAAGCAACCAGTCCACCCTGGCAGCCGTCGGCGGCCGCCTCTACCAGTTCTACAAACCCGGCTGGCGTCCCCCGGCCGGCCACAACGGCGAAGGCCTGGTCATCCCGGCCACCAGCGTCTTCTACCCCAGCTGACGGTTACCCGCTACGGCGCGAAACCGTCGTACCCCCGTGCCAATCTGGGCCCCCACCCAAAACGGGCGGGGGGTGGGTTCGCGTGGAAACTTACGTAAGTTAGAAGTCGATCTTGGTCGTACGGAGACTGGTTGAGCGCTAAACGCGGGCATCAGGCGCCGCGACTCAGGCCTCGGTCGAGGCCGCCAACCAGGTCTTGTCCGCGGTGAGCCAACGGATCGCGCCAAACCGGGATCGGCACAGCGCGGCGGAAAGGTCGTCCACGGACAGCCGGCGTGCGGTGAAGGTCTGCGTCCAGCGGTGCTGGTCGAGACCGTAGTGGACCTTGGCACGTACGGTCTCGGCTTGACGTTCCAACACCTCGATCGAGATCGACAGCCGGTCGCGGGTCGACGTCGACGGACGGAGGTTGTCGAACCACTCCGGTGGATGCCACTGGATGACAACGGATCCGCGCCGGCCCGTGTGGCGGCGGGCGACCTCCAGCATGGCCTGCCGGGCCACGTCGTCCGGAGTGTTGACCAAGGTGCTGGCCAGCAGGACGCAGTCGAAGGTCCGTCCCAGGTCGAGCGTCAGGATGGAGTCGCGGACGGTCGGCAACCGGCCGCGTGGCTGAGCATCTCGGCGGACTCGTCGACGCCGACCACGTCGTGTCCCATCGCCGCGAGCGGACGCAGAATCCGGCCGGTGCCACAACCCAGCTCCAGTACGCTGCCGCCGGGCGGGATCGCGGCGTGCACGATCTCGGGCTCACCGGCCGGTGGCAGCTGTGCGTATAGGTCGACGGCGCAACC
Proteins encoded:
- the mtrA gene encoding MtrAB system response regulator MtrA — translated: MKARVLVVDDDPALAEMLGIVLRNEGFVPSFVADGERALAAFREDRPDVVLLDVMLPGMSGIEVCHAIRSESDVPIVMLTARGDTGDVVRGLESGADDYVVKPFKPQELIARVRARLRRSDDGLPEQLTIGPPESPVIIDVPGHNVTRNGTKIGLTPLEFDLLTALARKPRQVFTREVLLEKVWGYRHAADTRLVNVHVQRLRAKVERDPERPEVVLTVRGVGYKAGPQ
- the mtrB gene encoding MtrAB system histidine kinase MtrB, translated to MGRIRRAAGRLSHAVGAAAGGVLQLWRRSLQFRITTTTLLVCGVIVLVLGFVLIKQITDGLLESKVNSAIDAVESGQRSAAAQLGTLGGSGDPELQSTVLEIDELLSARTGTTGEFGVLLKPGDTDVAAASSRFLDGINVQIPPGLEHEVVDNNNLTYQYTRLTAKLDGSSAPYLVVGTPVVTDSGSFALYYYFPLGDLQQTVSLVQNAVLAIGGLLVLLVVGLAALVTRQVVQPVRVAARTAERLSAGLLAERMQIDGEDDLARLATSFNQMAVNLQQQILALEDLSRLQRQFTSDVSHELRTPLTTIRMAAEVLHDGRAGFDEQTRRSAELLYNEVDRFELLLADLLEISRYDAGFAVLEAEPHDLRQLVNRAVGTIAPLAARAGSVLRIDLPRQPAIADVDARRVERVLRNLLGNAVEHGEGRPVVIAMAQDAHAVAVTVRDNGVGLAPKDAETVFERFWRADPSRARQTGGTGLGLSIALEDAHLHGGWLEATGQLGVGAVFRLTLPLRAGEDLRSSPLPLEMTDQATEVARG
- a CDS encoding LpqB family beta-propeller domain-containing protein, which translates into the protein MARSRILVALVALVVLLAGCGIPDSGAPIVYRAVPPGGGDRPDPPDARSNPQGPQKGGTPIQTVEGFLVAVGSSSERSYATARTYLSAPAAWKPAGSVRVFTLSSVTAVGRPDSGRVRISGQQIGLINADGSFTPSVQAIDRTVQLSRTGDVWLIDNPPGDILLRSDFFSQIYVPATLYFLDPTAQRLVPDIRYMDASGSSTDRWTAAVRLLLGGPSQSLGGAVRTAIPANTRLHGNVVQDNQHVVADVSSEALDSPSLWPAMVAQFIWTIKKVTGGEVRLMIDGREVSTIGASSGAKVDDIVDQFDPDALTANLSAYRVAGGVVQPALAGGRQVPAAFSVTTGVVAASMSADGGAVAKVGQAAGQQTLYLGPSAGPLTPVLTEPKILTPTWEFDHGGAITAINDRELVYAQLNRPVTPIRSPELAAMLGKRGRIVSLRLAPAGVRLAMVISDGSGGSHIVVGVVKHNAGESVSVGNLHVVSSQLIDAADVAWNNDNGLVTLAATSRGEVVQYQIAADGSNEQQSPSGLPTVPTRIAAVPKQSNQSTLAAVGGRLYQFYKPGWRPPAGHNGEGLVIPATSVFYPS
- a CDS encoding class I SAM-dependent methyltransferase, with the translated sequence MTAANVGTGQGPITPDGCAVDLYAQLPPAGEPEIVHAAIPPGGSVLELGCGTGRILRPLAAMGHDVVGVDESAEMLSHAAGCRPSATPS